Proteins from one Bombyx mori chromosome 1, ASM3026992v2 genomic window:
- the LOC101736424 gene encoding uncharacterized protein LOC101736424, which produces MRWTTWWQIIFVLNTSLAQSNTVTVCQEDDCSCDSFTRLICNCTSADSEVTLRPDGPYRVPSTITAIFINGCGRISFLSDTVRDLINLRNIEIRNVQHVIINERALAWLPFPRENEMNPGLRITIDNSTIDEIASHAIQGRFNDIIIRNSKFVNARPFAFSSLFGVNNVELTNNVYENMDIQVFKKFSMLNFVISGGTVNVLPSRFLSDVEVTNLFRVEGVTARSLYSLTFLVSSPKRVLIENNNIETVEGDAFHIVTRGPITFRNNTVTNLKKGALLGFTVELEVASVSGAQELLIDNNTITNLNPSSLMYNRTRLNRRVDGLNIDVPCSCELADEWRKALKDEGGNIACWYELERYFVSLPTYTDSRCGPFKQNFWIFVVIGIVLALTLVAIAIFFIVRHENEKKKKVQIVMPDGKTYRETELHIVVERAELLTTEL; this is translated from the exons ATGCGTTGGACGACGTGGTGGCAGATTATTTTCGTGTTAAACACCTCCCTGGCACAGAGCAACACGGTAACCGTCTGCCAGGAGGATGATTGTAGCTGCGACTCATTCACGAGACTCATATGCAACTGCACCAGTGCAGACTCG GAGGTAACCCTAAGACCAGATGGCCCATACCGGGTACCATCCACCATCACAGCAATTTTTATCAACGGATGCGGACGAATATCATTCCTGTCGGATACCGTCCGAGATCTTATCAATCTACGGAACATCGAGATCAGAAATGTTCAACACGTTATCATCAATGAGAGAGCTTTGGCGTGGTTGCCGTTTCCGAGGGAAAATGAAATGAATCCAGGTCTCAGGATAACAATAGACAATTCAACGATTGATGAAATAGCGTCACACGCAATACAAGGGCGGTTTAACGACATCATAATCAGGAACAGCAAATTTGTTAATGCAAGACCTTTCGCGTTTTCTAGTCTTTTCGGTGTTAATAATGTAGAACTTACGAACAATGTGTACGAAAATATGGACATACAAGTCTTCAAAAAATTCTCAATGTTAAATTTCGTAATAAGCGGAGGTACCGTTAACGTTTTACCCAGTAGGTTTCTCTCTGACGTAGAAGTTACGAATCTTTTCCGCGTGGAAGGAGTTACCGCCAGATCCTTGTATAGTTTAACGTTCCTTGTTAGCTCACCAAAGAGGGTCCTTATCGAAAATAACAATATAGAAACAGTGGAAGGAGACGCCTTTCATATAGTCACAAGGGGACCCATAACTTTTAGAAATAATACTGTGACAAACTTGAAAAAGGGTGCCTTACTTGGATTCACAGTAGAATTGGAAGTAGCATCTGTGTCAGGAGCACAAGAATTATTGATTGACAATAATACGATAACGAATTTAAACCCATCATCGTTAATGTACAATCGCACTCGACTGAATCGGCGAGTGGACGGTTTAAACATAGACGTACCATGCAGTTGTGAACTAGCCGACGAATGGCGTAAAGCCCTTAAAGACGAAGGCGGAAATATTGCGTGTTGGTACGAACTAGAAAGATATTTTGTCTCTTTGCCGACTTACACCGACAGTAGGTGCGGTCCATTCAAGCAGAATTTCTGGATTTTTGTTGTTATTGGTATAGTATTAGCGTTAACTCTCGTAGCTATTGCGATATTTTTCATTGTAAGAcatgaaaatgaaaagaaaaaaaaggtgcagATAGTTATGCCAGATGGAAAGACTTACAGAGAGACTGAATTGCATATAGTAGTAGAAAGGGCCGAATTACTGACCACCGAATTATGA